AAATAAAGGAACAATCGGGCCGCTGAACTGCCGCGATGGTTCCCTCGAAGGTTTACTTACCTGCACTTGCGCACGAGGGCCCGGCATTTCCGCTGGCCTGATCGCGACGACATGCGGGAGCGGATCGGTATACTGCCACCGGAATTGACTCGGAAACGACCCGGACCGCGGGCGGGAACAAGGATCAGGCGATGGACGATACGATTGGCTTCCCCGACCCCGGTCTCGACCTGTCGGACGGCTTCAAGCCGCACACCTCGCATTGGGGCGTGTTTTCCGCGCGTCAGGGCGAGGCCGGGCTCGAGGTCAGGGCCTATGCGGGCGATCCTGATCCGAACGGCATCATCGACAATTTCCCCGGCGCGCTGCGTCACCAGGCGCGCATCGCCCAGCCGGCGATCCGCCGCGGCTGGCTCGAGCGTGGTCCGGGTCCGGACGATCGCCGCGGTCGCGACGAATTCGTCTCCGTCAGCTGGGAGAAGGCGCTCGATCTGCTTGGCGACGAGCTCGGCCGCATCCGTGATACGCGCGGTCCCGACGCCGTGTTCGGCGGCTCCTATGGTTGGTCGAGCGCGGGCCGCTTTCATCACGCTCAGAGCCAGGTACACCGTTTCCTCAACATCGCGATGGGCGGTTATGTGCGCTCGGTGAACACCTATTCGTCGGGCGCGTCCTCGGTGCTGCTGCCGCAGATCCTGGCGGGCTACGAGGACATTACCAAGCGCAATGTCACCTGGGAGCAGATCGCGGCCGAGACCGACATCGTGCTCGCCTTCGGCGGCATGGCGCTGAAGAACTCCATGGTGGCCGGCGGCTCGATCAGCAAGCATGTCGAGCGCGGTGCGATGCAAGCTGCGCGCCGCCGCGGCTGCGAGTTCGTCCTGATCAGCCCGCTGCGCGACGACCTGCCCGTCGAGGCCGGCGCCGAATGGATGAGCTGCGTGCCCGGTACCGACACCGCGTTGATGCTGGGCATCGTCCACACGCTGGTGAGCGAAGGCCTGCACGACCAAGCTTTCCTCGATCGCTACACCGAAGGATGGCCCGTCTTCCTGCGCTATCTCCTCGGCGAGAGCGATGGGCAGGCGAAGCACGCTGACTGGGCCGCATCGATCTCAGGCGTCGACGCCGACACCATCCGCTCGCTTGCGCGCCGTGCCGCCGCCGGCAAGCGCGCGCTGATCACCGTCTCGCATTCGCTCCAGCGCGCCGAGCATGGTGAGCAGCCGGTGTGGATGGGCATGGTGCTGGCGGCAGCCCTCGGCCAGATCGGTCTTCCCGGCCGCGGCTATGCCTATTCGTTAGGTGCGATCGGCTATTACGGCCGCCGCGTCAACGACGTGCCGGGGCCGACGCTCGGGCAGGGCCGCAATGGCGTGCGCGATTACATCCCCGTCGCGCGCATCGCCGACATGCTGCTCAATCCCGGCGCGACCTATCGCTACAATGGCGAGACGCGCACCTATCCGGACATCCGCCTCGTCTACTGGGCCGGCGGCAATCCCTTCCATCACCACCAGGATATCAACCGCCTGCGCAAGGCGTTTGCGCAGCTCGATACGTTCGTCGTGCACGAGCTCGCCTGGACCGCGACCGCGCGCCATGCCGACATCGTGCTGCCGAGCACGATGACACTCGAGCGCGAGGACATCGGCTATTCCACAAACGATCCACTGATGGTCGCGATGCACCGCATCGCCGAGCCGTTCGGCCTTGCGCGCGACGACTATGAAATCTTTGCCGATCTCGCCGAGCGTCTCGGCGCACGCGAACCCTTCACCGAGGGACGCACATCGCGGCAATGGCTGGAGCATCTTTACGAGCCGACCCGCGCCTCGCTCGCCAAGCGCGGTCTTGAGGCGCCGAGCTTCGAAACATTCTGGCAGCGCGGCAGCCTGGTCGTGCCGCAGCAGCCCGACGATGGCGGCCGGCTGCGCCGCTTCCGCGAGGATCCCGTCAATCATGCGCTGCCGACGCCGAGCGGCCGCATCGAGATCTTTTCGCAAAAGATCGCGGGCCATGGTGATGCAGATTGTCCCGGCCATCCGGTCTGGCTCGACAAGACCGATATGCCGAAGCCTGGCGCACCCTGCTTCCTCGTCGCCAACCAACCGGTGACGCGTCTGCACAGCCAGCTCGATTTCGGCGGCCATTCGCTAGGCGCAAAGCATCGCGGCCGCGAGGTCGCGCGCATGAATCCGGTTGATGCAAATGCCCGCGGCATCAAGGACGGCGACATTATCCGCCTGTCCAACGAACGCGGCGCGTGCCTTGCCGCTGTCCACGTCACCGACGGCATCGCGGCCGGTGTCGTGCAGCTTCCGACCGGCGCCTGGTACGATCCGATGGACCCCGAGGACGAGGCGCCGCTCTGCGTGCACGGCAATCCGAATGTGCTCACGCGCGACATCGGGACGTCGTCGTTTGCGCAAGGCTGCACGGGACAGCTGACGACGGTCGAGGTGGAGAAGTTCACCGGCAATCTGCCGCCGATCCGGGCGTTCGATCCGGTTTAGCGGACGACTGCCATGGTTGGGTCGAGAGGCACGACATTGGGCGCGCCGGGCGCGCGCTTGTTGACGGACTCCGATGCGAACTTCCCCGCCGCCATTGCCGGCGGCAGCACCGGATTGGTGCTGTGCCAGGTCGGCGGCCAGTGCTCTGGCCTGTGGCCCCAGGCATTGAGTTGTCCGAGCGCGTCGAACAGGCCGAGATATTGGTGATAGGCGACGTTCGGCAGCTCCTCGCCGATCGGACATCCCAACGTCACAACGGTTAGGCCATCGAGCCGCTCTTTCGGGACTGAACGGATCGCGTTGCTGATCTGGAGCGCGCCCTTGCTGTGCCCGACCAGCAGGCGGAATGGCGGCTCGCGGCGCATCAGCAGCGCATGCAGCACGTCCGACGAACCGGACCCTGTCCGGAACACGGGTGCTCCGCGCAGCGTTGGCTCGTTGGGCGCCGATGCCGCGAGGTCGCGCCCGATGCGCGCGACTTGCGGCGCGGCGGCAGCGAGACTCTTCTGGATCATCGACTTGCTGCCGAGGTAATCGTGCAGGCCGAAGGCGAACCAGCCGCCCAGCGACTGCAGAACGACGTCGGCGGCACCATAGCCGGGGACGAGCGCCAGCACGGGCTTCTGCAGCGCGACGGAGATGTCCCAGGCCAGAGCGGCACTGCCCAGCGCCGAGCTGCCGACGCCGGTGATCGTGACGATGTCGACGTCCTTCGTCTCCTGGCCCGCGGAGTCGAGGAAAGTCGCGACGTTATTGTACTTGTGAACATACGGCGCAGTCGTTGCATCGATGATCAGCATCGATCCTTCGGGATCGGCCAGCGCATCGAAGTCCACGATCCGGGAGGGCTTCTTGTCCCCTGCGGCCATCTGTGCGTCCTTTTCGGTCAATCCCGCGCGCAAGGTCGGAACGTCGTAGAAGATGAAGTCCAGTGCGGTGTTGAACAACCGGCACGAACGTACCGCCGGCTCGACGAGCCATTTTGGAATCTCGAAAAAGGCAGGGGATAGTCCGGTGGACGAATGATCTGATGTCTCCATGACGGGCTCCAATTGCTTTTGAACAATCGATATTCCGCCTGATCTGGTCCGTCAGGCCGCGCCCGGCGATGTGATTGTAATATGGAGAGGTGGCAATTTACAATTGTCGTGTCGATGCCGCGCTGATCACATTTGTCGCATCGATCGTCGCTCTGGCTGACGTGAAGGCCGCAAGCTTTTTCAACTATCACCGTCACCCCTGAGGTGCCGAAGCGAAGCGGAGGCCTCGAAGGACGAACGGCCCGGCTGTGTCGGGGCCGGTGATCCTTCGAGGCTCCCGATGGGGCGTTCAACGTCCCATCGCTCGCA
This is a stretch of genomic DNA from Bradyrhizobium sp. CB2312. It encodes these proteins:
- a CDS encoding molybdopterin guanine dinucleotide-containing S/N-oxide reductase — its product is MDDTIGFPDPGLDLSDGFKPHTSHWGVFSARQGEAGLEVRAYAGDPDPNGIIDNFPGALRHQARIAQPAIRRGWLERGPGPDDRRGRDEFVSVSWEKALDLLGDELGRIRDTRGPDAVFGGSYGWSSAGRFHHAQSQVHRFLNIAMGGYVRSVNTYSSGASSVLLPQILAGYEDITKRNVTWEQIAAETDIVLAFGGMALKNSMVAGGSISKHVERGAMQAARRRGCEFVLISPLRDDLPVEAGAEWMSCVPGTDTALMLGIVHTLVSEGLHDQAFLDRYTEGWPVFLRYLLGESDGQAKHADWAASISGVDADTIRSLARRAAAGKRALITVSHSLQRAEHGEQPVWMGMVLAAALGQIGLPGRGYAYSLGAIGYYGRRVNDVPGPTLGQGRNGVRDYIPVARIADMLLNPGATYRYNGETRTYPDIRLVYWAGGNPFHHHQDINRLRKAFAQLDTFVVHELAWTATARHADIVLPSTMTLEREDIGYSTNDPLMVAMHRIAEPFGLARDDYEIFADLAERLGAREPFTEGRTSRQWLEHLYEPTRASLAKRGLEAPSFETFWQRGSLVVPQQPDDGGRLRRFREDPVNHALPTPSGRIEIFSQKIAGHGDADCPGHPVWLDKTDMPKPGAPCFLVANQPVTRLHSQLDFGGHSLGAKHRGREVARMNPVDANARGIKDGDIIRLSNERGACLAAVHVTDGIAAGVVQLPTGAWYDPMDPEDEAPLCVHGNPNVLTRDIGTSSFAQGCTGQLTTVEVEKFTGNLPPIRAFDPV